The following nucleotide sequence is from Tolumonas lignilytica.
TGCACCTAAAATTAAGATGACAGCTATGCGTTTGAAGATAAAATGAAATCGTAGTTTGTCATGAATATAAAGCAATTTTCAATAAACGCTAACATAAGTCCATTTACTCTTCGTTACTATGAGAAGATCGGACTTTTAAATAAAATTATTAGAGATGAATCAGGTAGGCGAATCTATACAGCTAGTAACCTCGATGAAGTTAAATTAATCTCAGAGCTGAAAGAATTTGGTATGGATTTAAATCAAATAGCTATGTTTTTGTCTTTTAATAATAAGGTAAGAAATAGTGCTGAGGAAAAAATTAGAATTTTAGTAGAACAAAGAGCAAGTTTAGTAAAACAAATTAATGCATACAAAGTAAGCTTATCAAAGTTAGATGCACGCTTAATATCCATGAAACATGACAAATAACGTAACAATGGAGTAATTATGAAATCTTTAGTTTTCAATAATATTGGCAAACCACAAGATGTTATAAAGTTAACAGAACAACCGGTACCTCAGATCATGGATGATCAAGTACTTATTGAAGTTTGTATGTCGACAATCCAGCCAGCAGATTTTATGTTTATCGGTGGATATTATCGAATTAAACCTAATTTTCCACAGACTGCCGGACTTGAAGGATTTGGCCGAATTGTATCAGTTGGAGCAAATATTAAAAATCGGCATATCGGTCAACTTGTATCATTTAGATCTGTTGGTGTATGGGCTGAATATGTTGTTGCAAAAGAAAGTCGAACATATCCAGTCCCGAATGATATTAGTCCAACAACTGCTGCGCAGTTTGCTTTAAATCCTCTTACTGCATGGGGACTTCTTGATGTATCCGTGGTAAAAGCTAAGAGCAATATTCTTTATACCGCAGCAAGTTCAGTTGTAGCACAACAGTCTGCACAAATGGCTCTAACAAAAGGCCACGCACCATATGGGCTTATATTAACTGATGATGGTTATAGACTGTATGATTTTGGAAGTAGTAAAGATCTGTCAAAAGCTTCAACTGTCGAACAGTGTTTATCTCAGGTTGGTATCAAATTTGATGTAATCATAGATGCTGTAGGTGGCAAAGATACTCCTGTGTTAATTGATTATGCAAATCTATTTTGCTCATTCATCTCTTATGGTTTACTTGATAAAAGTGAGTTTACATTAGAGACATCTAAGATTTTATTCAAAAATATCACATGGAAGGGATTTGGAATCGATGCCTGGTTAGATCAGCTTGCACAAGATGATCTATCATCTATAACAGACAATGTTTGGAATATCTTACGCAATAAACCTGAACTTACACCAGTTTCAAAAATTTATGATCTTGGTGATTTTACACTGGCAATCGATAATGCAATGTTAGGTTTGAATGGAAAAACATTGCTAAAAATTCGATAAATAAATGTTAATTAAGTATTGATGTGTATTAATTAAGTGTTATGAACTCATTTTATTTCATTGAGCGAGTTTTATTGTTTTGAAATTTAATGAGTTCTAACTATGGGGTGTTTATGTTTGTAGTTGTTTTAAAGTATAAAGTTGATATTTCCATCATAGATAAATTCCTTCAGGAGCATGTTAATTTTCTTGAAATGCAGTATGATGCAGGGGTGTTTATTATTTCAGGAAGACAAGAACCTCGTAATGGTGGGGTTGTTTTAGCTCATAACATAGAACGTCATCAACTGTTAGAGTTATTGAAGTTAGACCCATTTTTTATTAACGGACTTGCAGAGTATGAAATAATCGAATTTTATCCATCAAAAAGCTCATTAGAATTAAGCCATTTAGTTGCATAGTTCTTGTCTGTTTTTGTTTCTGCTGCGCTAATAAATACGGTGTTTACATTATCACATCGCTATTTCGAGAATGAAAGAGGTGTTTATTGTATCAATATAATTTGAGTTTTTACTTAGGGCGCTTTTTTGGGGTGGGATTTAAAAATCAATAGACAATTAAGCTTGTGGTGATATAGATGGTTTAATATAAATTTAACCCTATCTAGCAAAATGCAAATTGTCAAAATAATTAACTTTCTTAAAGCCATTGAGCGATTAGTGTTTTATAAATTCATTAATTAGAATTGAAATTATAAATCAAGATTTAACTCTCTTAATTTATCAAGTAAATTGAGAATATTTTCTTTTAAAAGTAATTGATAATATTGGTGATCAATATGGTGGCTGCTCAGAACCATCTTTTGTAGAAAATATGGAGTGAATGCAATGACAAAAATATCAATGATGAGATCTGTATTGTTTCTTATTTTGGTGTGTTTAGATATTAATCTTATAATTAATGATAAATTTGTTTCGTAGTAAATCCAATTTGATTTTTTGTTGCACTCACAGTTATTTATTATTAAGCTATTAATCTCAACCAACTCCTTTTTGTTGCAAGTTGAAACATATTTATTTATAAAATCTATGAAAAACTTTATTTTATCTCTTGTTGTTGCTCCATATAAAGCATAACTTTTGATAAAAAGTCTTGATAATTCATTTATTCTTTTAGTTGTTGAATATCTATCTATTGTTTTTGATGAATTTTCCATTTCATTACTCATTGTTTTTACTATAAATAAGTTAGCATATATGGTTAGGATTTTTTAGCTTGTAATGTATTACACCAGTTTCCTTTGTATAGCCACACGATTCATATAATCTACTTGCTCTTAGATTTTTAGTAGAAGTTTCGAGTGATAAATATGCAAATGCATTCTTTTTAAAAAAAAACTCAGCTGCGTCCATCAGTTTTCTTCCAATACCTCTATTACGACTATCTTCTGCTACGAAAAGATCATTCAGAATTAATATCTTATCCATAGAAATAGATGAGTAACTTGGATATAGCTGTACGAAACCTAAAGACTTCTCGTTGTCAGTAGCCAAAATTATTATTGAATCACTATTAAGAATGCGATTTTTCAAAAATTCGTATGCGTGGCTAATGTCACTTTGCTGGCCATAGAAAACTCTATACGCATTAAATAATGGCGCAACTAGATTCAACTCATTGATAGTGGCTTGAAAAATTTTGATATTCGATTCCATGTTTGCTCCATTGGTATTACTAATTATTTCTCGCATAATACATTCTAATTATTCGAGTTAACTCTAAGTCAACCGAATATCTCAAAAGATGCGTGGCACTAAAGCAGGGGAATTTACAAAAAGACAGGATATCGACCGGAAACCGGAAATAAAAAAGCCTCACATTGCTGTGAGGCTTTGATATTCATGGTGCCCAGACGCGGAATCGAACCACGGACACGCGGATTTTCAATCCGCTGCTCTACCGACTGAGCTATCTGGGCTAAGAAAGAATGGTGCCGGCTATCGGAATCGAACTGATGACCTACTGATTACAAGTCAGTTGCTCTACCAACTGAGCTAAGCCGGCACACAAATTTTTTACTTAACTCGCCGTAGCAAGTTAACTGAAATTATGGTGCCCAGACGCGGAATCGAACCACGGACACGCGGATTTTCAATCCGCTGCTCTACCGACTGAGCTATCTGGGCAACGGGGCGCATTAAACAAAATAAGCGCTTTTAAGTCAACGCTTTTTTCCAAAACACCCCAATTTTCAGTTTGTTTGCTGTTTTGCTGAACAAAACGCTGATAGGGCTGCTTCTTTCGTAAACAAACGTTTATTTAGCACTCGGCGGCACATAACCTTCGATTTGCACTTCGCCATCTTCAAACAGATATTTTTCCATTTCGGCTTGCAACAACGCACGATGATCCGCATTCATCATGTTGAGTTTTTTCTCGTTGATCAGCATGGTTTGCTTCTTTTGCCAGTCGGCCCAGGCTTCCTGACTGATGTTATCGAAGATGCGTTTACCCAGTTCGCCCGGAACCAGTTGGAAAGCCATACCTGGTGCTTCTTTTTTTAGTCGCTGACAAAAAACCATTCGGGTCATAATCATTTTCTCTTATTGTTGCAGTTCAGGATAAGTCAGTAATTTCAGTGTGACGGCCGACAGCCCAACACTGGGTGGTTGATTGAGGTTATACCAAAGTTCGTTGCTTTGCTCCATGATGCTGTGCGCCGGGTGGGGCAGGCTAACCAGCAAGGGCGTAATATCCAGATGAAAGTGGCTAAAAGTATGGCGGAATGCCGTCAGTGGCCGAATTGTCAGATTTGTATAGCCATGTTGCTGTAACCACAGTTCTACTTCGTTGACATCATTGAACTCGGGAAAGCTGAATAACCCTCCCCAGATCCCATGTGCCGGACGTTGTTGTAACCATACCGTATGTTGGTGTTGCATGATCAAGAGACAAGTCTGTTTTACCGGGATCTGCTTTTTATTCGGTTTCGGGGTTGGATAGGCCGTCGGCTTACCTTGCTGGTAAGCACCGCAATCATCGTGCATTGGGCAAAGAGGGCACTGAGGTTTGCTGCGACTGCACAGGCTGGCACCCAGATCCATCATCGCCTGATTGTAATGCTCAACCCGTTCAGATGGGGTTAGCTTGATGGCCCAATTCCACAATTCATTTTCAATTTGCTTTTGCCCGGGCCAGCCCTCTAGCGCCAGCCAGCGGGTCAGCACCCGTTTGACATTGCCATCTAAAATGGCATGGTGCTGTTTCAGTGACAGCGAAAGTATGGCGCCAGCCGTAGAGCGGCCAATGCCGGGGAGTGCTGCTACTTCTTCAAAGGTTTCAGGAAACGCACCGGCATACTGATCTCGGATGACTTGTGATGCTTTATGCAGGTTGCGGGCGCGGGCGTAGTAGCCTAAACCGGTCCAGAGATGCAGCACTTCATCCTGAGGCGCATTAGCCAGTGAAACGACATCAGGGAATCGTTCCATAAAACGTTCATAGTAGGGGATCACGGTGCTGACTTGAGTCTGTTGCAACATGATTTCTGACACCCAGACACGGTAGGGGGTTTTGTTTTGTTGCCAGGGCAGTGTTTTACGCCCGGATATATCATACCAGTCGAGTAATCGCTGTGAAAAAGTGGCCTGATTCAAACTAAAAACCTTCTGCAAATTGAGCCTGCATGCTGGCACAGCCGTCGCGTAGTGTAAACGAGATAAAAAGTAGGGTTTTACCTGATGAAATCGGCGCTAAAGTCAGCTTGGCTCTTGCACCTTCAGGTTATCTCTGGATAATGCCAACGCTTGTTAACTGATTGAGAGACACCATGACCGAACATAATGAAATGAACGTCGGTGAAGAGACTACCGAAGATGGTAAATTCATGCGTCGTATCCGTAGTTTTGTACGTCGGGAAGGCCGTTTGACCAGAGGCCAGGAGCGTGCACTGCAGGAGTTATGGCCGGTAATGGGTGTTGAATACCGCGATGAAATGCTGGATCTGAACGCATTGTTCGGTCGCGAAGCGCCGGTGGTGCTGGAGATTGGTTTCGGTATGGGCAAGTCGCTGGTCGAAATGGCTGCGGCGGCGCCAGAAAGGAATTTTATCGGAATTGAAGTGCATCGGCCGGGCGTGGGTGCGTGTTTATCATCCGCTCAGGATGCTGGTATTACCAACCTGCGTTTGTTCTGCCACGATGCCGTGGAAGTGTTAGGCCAGATGATCCCAGATCAAAGCATTGATACCTTGCAGCTGTTTTTCCCCGACCCATGGCATAAAGCGCGTCATCATAAACGCCGTATCGTGCAACCCGCGTTTGTACAGATGTTGCGTCCGAAACTGAAAATCGGTGGTGTTTTCCATATGGCAACGGATTGGGAAAACTATGCCGAGCATATGCTGGAAGTGATGAATGCGGCAGAGGGGTTTGTGAATACCGTGGAAGGCGATTATACGCCACGTCCTGATTCCCGTCCGCTGACGAAATTTGAACAACGCGGTCATCGTTTAGGTCACGGCGTTTGGGATCTGTTGTTTGCGCGTCAAAGTTAAGTCTGTACGCTGAACAGAGACAGAACAACGGCCTGTTATCGTAAGATGCAGGCCGTTATTGTTTCTACTGTTACAGTTAATACCGCTGCAATTTCAAATGGGCCGGGTTTATTCTTCCATCAGCATGGTCAGCAGACTATTCAGATAACGATGGCCGAATTCGGTGACCAGCCATTCAGTGTCGTTTTGCGCCAGTAATCCCTGCTCATAAGCGCGCTGGAACAACGGTTCGACAGTCTCTGGCGTGAGATTTGTTCGGGCACTGAATTCCGCTTTAGGGATCGGTTGGAACAGCCGCATCCGATTCATGAAATATTCAAACGGACGGTCGCTGGCTTCGACATCCCAGCATTGATCCAGAAAGGCCCGCTCTGGGTCGAGATAGCCCTTCGGATGTTTAACCTTGGCGGTGCGGATTATACGGTTCTCGTCTGGCAAGGTGATTTTGCCATGCGCACCACAACCGATACCGAGATAGTCACCAAACTGCCAGTAATTGAGATTATGCCGACATTCAAACCCTGGTTTGGCATAGGCGGAGATTTCGTACTGACGATAACCGGCACGTTGCAATAACTGATGCCCCTGTTCCTGAATATCCCACAGTGTTTCATCTTCGGGTAACACCGGCGGGCGTGAACCAAAGGCGGTATTGGGTTCAATGGTCAGCTGATACCAGGATAGATGCGGAGGGGCAATATCGATCGCCTGCTGTAAATCAAACAAGGCATCGCTGACACTTTGCTCTGGCAAGCCGTGCATCAGGTCGATGTTGAAACTGCGCAATCCGGCTTGTCTAGCCTGCAATCCGGCGGCAACAGCCTGTGCGGGATCGTGAATCCGCCCCAGACGCTGCAGTTTTTCCGGCTGGAAGCTCTGTACACCGATGCTGATGCGGGTGACGCCTGCCTGCTGATAACCGGTAAAACGGCCGGCTTCGACAGTGCCAGGATTGGCTTCCATGGTGATTTCAATGTCATCCGCAAAAGGAATGCGAGCCTGGACACCCTGTAGCAAGGTACTAATGGCGTCAGCAGAGAATAAACTTGGCGTACCGCCGCCAATGAAAATACTTTGCAACGGGCGGTTTTGGACATACGCCTGGTCGGCATGTAAATCGGCTAATAGTGCCGCCACATAGTCAGCTTCCGGGATGTCTTGTTTCAGCGCATGTGAATTGAAATCACAGTACGGACATTTCTGTACGCACCACGGAATATGGATATACAGGCTCAATGGCGGCAGTTGCAGCATAAATTACTCTTGCAGGGCGATAACGAGCTGAGCCAGCGCTTTACCACGGTGACTTAAGCGATTTTTGGTATCCGGGTCTAGTTCGGCTGCTGTACAGCTCATCTGTGGCACGTTGAAAATCGGATCATAACCAAAACCGTTTTCTCCAGCCGGTTCAGTCGCCAGCGAGCCTTCCCAGTTAGCCTGACAGATGATCGGTGTTGGATCATCGGCATGACGCATATAAACCAGCACACACCAGTAGCGGGCTGTACGCAGCACGGCTGGAACACCATTCATCTCTTCCAGCAGCTTTTCCAGATTGTCTTCATCGGAGGCATCTTCACCGGCATAGCGGGCGGAATAGACGCCGGGGCGCCCCAATAAGGCATCGACTTCAATGCCGGAGTCATCGGCAATGGCCGGCAGACCGGTAATACGAGCAGCATGACGGGCTTTGATAATGGCATTCTCAACGAAGGTGGTGCCTGTTTCCGGTACACTTTCCACATTGAATTCACTCTGCGGCACGATGGTGTAATCCAGATCGGCCAACAACGCATTCAGCTCTTCAACTTTCTTTTTATTGCCGGTGGCAAGAACGACCTTTTCCATTATTCAGACTCCGTGTTCAAATCGGCGACATGATAACGTCGGAAACGGTTCTGCACCACCGATTCAGGAGCGGTGTGAATGAGGAAATTGGGATCAGTCGTTTGACTGATCCAGAATGGCAGGTAGTTGTTGCGGTTCCGTGATACGTACGGTTTTATGCCGCCCGAGTTCGCCTTTGTGGATCACGATCTGGCTCTTGGCAACTTTAAACTGTTTGGACAGGAATTTGATGAGGTGCGCATTGGCCTGCCCATCAACAGGAGGCGCGGTGATAGCAATTTTAAGTTCTTCACCGTGCCATCCCTGAATTTGATCGCGACTGGCTTTCGGCTGGATGTAAACATCCAGCCAGACATCTTCGCCTTCTTTGCGAAAACCTGCCATTAAAGGCTATTCCACAATGGACCAACCAGATCCAGCATCAGATAGTTGATGCCTTGTAGCAGCAGAAACAGCACCAGCACTGACAGATCCAGTCCCCCCAAGGAGGGTAAAAAACGGCGGATCGGGCTGAGTAATGGTTCCGTCAGTTGATACAGAACGTATTCGATGGAACTACGCCCTTGACTGATCCAACTCAGGATAGCCCGAGCCATCAGCACCCAGAACAGCAGAGAACCGGCCTGTTTCAGAACCACGAGGAAACTGAGCAGCAAAAGCCCTGTCACATTGATTTTGAGAAAACCCAACCACATGAAGGCGACAAATTTCAATGCGGCAACGGCATAAGCCAATAATAATGATGCGAAATCGATCCCCCGGAAACCGGGAATAATCCGGCGCAGCGGCGTCAGGATCGGATGCGTCAACTTGACACTGAACTGGCTCAACGGGTTATAAAAATCGGCTCTGGCCCACTGGAGCCAGAATCGCAGCAACACAACCATCAGATAAATGCTGAAAACAGTATCCAGCAGAAAAAACAGTGTATTCATGAAAATCCTTAAAACAATGTTTCCATCTCTTCAGCACGATGCTGCGCGGCTTGCATGGCGGCACTCACTAGCTCTGCGAGTTTACCTTCTTCAAATACGCTGATCGCCGCAGCGGTTGTGCCGCCTTTGGAAGTCACTTGCGCGCGCAGGGTCGCCAGATCTGTTTCCGGATTGGCGATCACCATCTGGGCTGCACCCAATGCCGTTTCCTGCACCAGTTTACGAGCTACTTCCGCACTGAATCCCATGCGTTGTGCTTCTTCCACCATAGCCTGCATAAACAGGAAGAAATACGCTGGGCCGCTACCAGAGGCAGCAGTAACTCCGTTAATGGCTTCTTCGTTATCAACCCAGACAGTTTTGCCTACGGCTTGCAGCATTCTTTGGGCAAACTGACGGTCAGAGGTGTTGACGGCGGCAGAGGCAAACAGACCCGTGATGCCCAGTCCGATCAGTGACGGTGTATTTGGCATGCAACGCACAATGTTCTGGTGATGGTTCAGCAATGCTTGCAAGCGAGTGACACTGATACCAGCCGCGATAGAAATGATAAGTTTCTGCCCTAAATCGCCTACGGCCGGAGTCAGCTTGGCCAGCATTTCTGCCATAAACTGGGGTTTGACTGCCAGCACCACGACATCTGCACCTTTAACGGCGGAGATATTATCGGTACTGGCGGCAATGCCGAATTCCGTCGCCAGTTGGCGAGCTTTTTCTGCATCAATATCTGTCGCATGGATCTTGCTGCCAGGATAACCTGCATTGACCAAACCGCTGATCAGGCTACGCGCCATGTTGCCGGCACCGATAAACGCAATATTTTTTTGTTCCATGATTCCTACTTATATTCTCTGCTGCCGAAAATGGCGGTTCCGATTCGTACCATAGTGCTGCCGCAACCGATGGCGACTGCCATATCATCGGTCATCCCCATGGAGAGTGTATCTACTGATGAATATTGGGTTTTTAAACGATTAAACAATGTTTGCATCTGCAGAAAATTTTCACGTACGACGTTCATATCGGCGGTATTTTCTGCAATTGTCATTAATCCACGTAGTTTTAAGCGTGGAAAATTGTTGATTATGCCAGCCAGACCAAAAACTTCATCAGCATTAATACCCGATTTGGTCTGTTCTCCGCTAATATTAATCTGAAGGCAGACGTTGAGTGGTGAACTCGTTTCTGGGCGTTGATCATTCAGCCGTTGCGCTGTTTTTTCACGATCAATACTGTGAACCCAGTCGAAGTGCTCGGCCACCAGTTTGGTCTTATTAGATTGCAGCGGCCCGATGAAATGCCATTCGATACCGGCATACTCGGGTAAATTTTTTAAGCATTGAATTTTGGTGATCGCTTCCTGCACATAAGATTCACCAAACAGCCGCTGTCCAGATTGATACGCGGCCTGTATGGCTTCTAACGGTTTGGTCTTACTGACAGCCAGAAGCTGTATCTCATTGGGCTGGCGGCCAGCGAGCCGGGCATGAGTGGCGATCTGTTCTTTTATTGCAAGTAAGCGTGACTCGATATCATTCATTGGTTCAGTTTTTGTTGGGAGTGGGAATAATAAATGGATATAACCGAATTATTGGCCTTTGGTGTCAAGCATAACGCGTCAGATTTACACCTTTCCGCCGGATTGCCACCTATGATTCGTGTTGACGGTGATGTCCGGCGAATTAACGTACCGCCGCTGGAGCACCGACAAGTGCATGGTCTGATTTATGACATCATGAATGACCATCAGCGTAAGGTATTTGAAGAGGATTTGGAAGTCGACTTCTCATTTGAAATACCTAATCTGGCTCGATTCCGTGTGAATGCGTTTAATCAGAGTCGCGGTGTTGCGGCTGCCTTCCGTACGATTCCAAGTAAAGTGCTGACGCTGGATGATCTTGGCGCGCCGCCAATTTTCCGTGATATTTCTGAAAATCCACGTGGTCTGGTGCTAGTGACCGGCCCGACGGGTTCAGGGAAATCAACCACGCTGGCGGCCATGATCGATTACATCAATGATCAATACAATCACCACATTCTGACGATTGAAGATCCTATCGAGTTTGTGCATCAGAGTAAGCAAAGTCTGATCAACCAGCGTGAAGTGTTCCGTGATACCAAAAGCTTCAATGCGGCACTGCGTTCAGCGTTGCGTGAAGATCCGGATATCATTCTGGTGGGGGAAATGCGTGATTTGGAAACCATCCGTCTGGCATTAACCGCCGCAGAAACAGGTCACTTGGTGTTTGGGACATTGCATACCACCTCAGCCGCAAAAACTATCGACCGTATCATTGACGTATTCCCCGGTGAAGAGAAATCAATGGTTCGTTCGATGTTGTCTGAGTCGTTGCGAGCAGTTATTTCACAAACCTTGCTGAAGAAAAATGGCGGTGGTCGTATTGCGGCACACGAAATCATGATCGGTATTCCGGCCATTCGTAACCTGATCCGTGAGGACAAGGTTGCACAAATGTATTCCGTCATCCAGACAGGGATGGTGCATGGAATGCAAACGATGGACTATTGTTTAAAGAACCTGGTCGCTCGCGGCTTGATTTCAGTGCAAGATGCGAAAACGAAGGCCGTGGATCCGAACTCCATTGTGTAAGGATAGGGCTATGGAACTGGCTAAGTTATTACGAACGTTGGTGGATGAAAAAGGCTCCGATCTGTTTATCTCTGTGGGCATTCAACCATCCTTAAAAGTAAACGGAAAGCTACGTCGCCTTGGCGATAAAGTGTTGGATGAAAACGAAGTGTTGGACATGGTTCGTCAGACGATGACGGATGATCGTTTTCAGGTATATATTGACAGCAGAGAGGCTAATTTTGCGATCAGTTGTCCGGGAATCGGTCGTTTCCGTGTCAGTGCCTTTTGGCAGCAAGATTTTCCTGGCTGTTCAATTCGTCGCATTGAAACCGTTATTCCAACGTGTGAAGAGTTGTATTTGCCGTTATCGGTGAAAGAATTGTCGATGGCAAAACGTGGGCTGATTTTGTTTGTTGGTGCAACCGGTGCGGGTAAATCAACGACTCAGGCGGCGATGATTGGTTATCGTAACCGTCATGCACACAATCATATTCTGACCATTGAAGATCCGGTGGAATTTGTTCACCAGCATGATCGTTGCCTGATCACGCAACGTGAAGTCGGGACAGATACGCTTTCCTTTGATGAAGGTCTGAAAAGTGCGTTACGACAAGCACCAGACGTGATCTTGATCGGTGAAATCCGTTCTGAAGAGACCATGGAGTTTGCATTATCGTTTGCTGAAACCGGCCATCTTTGTATGGCAACCTTGCATGCGAATAACGCAAATCAGGCGATAGAACGTATTTTGCACTTGGTGCCGCCCTCTAAACATCGCTTGTTGATGTATGACTTGGCATTCAACTTAAAAGCGATTGTGGCGCAGCAATTGGTGCCAACATTAGATGGCAAAGGGCGTCGCGCCGCTTTTGAGATCATGCTGAATACACCATTAATCAGTGACATCCTTCGTAAGAGCGAAGTGCACCGCCTGAAAGAGACGATGTCTCGTTCCCGTGAATTGGGCATGACGACGTTTGACCAGTCGTTGTTTGAATTGTATCAGCAAGGGGTGATCGGGTTTGATGAGGCACTGGCGTTTGCTGATTCAAGTAACGATGTGCGCATGATGATCAAGATGGCGACGGGCGGCAAATTCGATTCGGGAATGCTGGATAACGTCACCGTCGCTTGAACCAATGGTTGAGCCTATCAGAGTAACAGGCATCTAATACAGGATGAACGTGGTAACATGTTGATAACAAGTTACTGCTTCATCCTTTTTTATTGAGGTGCTTATGCTGGCTGTGTTGTCTCCTGCCAAATCGTTGGATTACGAATCTCCGCTGACCACTTTGCGTTTTTCTGAACCTGTGTTGATGCATGAATCGGCATTGTTGATTGAAAAGCTTCGCCAGTTTACGCCTGCTGATATCGCTTCTCTGATGAGTTTAAGTGACAAACTGGCTGGGCTGAATGTGGCTCGCTACGCAGAGTGGCAATCCATGGCGACACCTGCCAATGCCCGTCCGGCTTTGCTGGCGTTTAACGGCGATGTTTATACCGGATTGGCCGCGCAGGATTTTGATGATGCCGATCTGGATGTGGCGCAACAGCATATTCGTATTCTCTCCGGTTTGTATGGTCTGTTACGGCCGCTGGATTTATTGCAAGCATATCGACTGGAGATGGGCACTAAACTGGCTAATTCCCGCGGCAAGGATTTATATGCCTTCTGGGGCGATATCATTACCGAACATCTGAATCAGGCGTTGGCGGAAC
It contains:
- the trmB gene encoding tRNA (guanosine(46)-N7)-methyltransferase TrmB translates to MTEHNEMNVGEETTEDGKFMRRIRSFVRREGRLTRGQERALQELWPVMGVEYRDEMLDLNALFGREAPVVLEIGFGMGKSLVEMAAAAPERNFIGIEVHRPGVGACLSSAQDAGITNLRLFCHDAVEVLGQMIPDQSIDTLQLFFPDPWHKARHHKRRIVQPAFVQMLRPKLKIGGVFHMATDWENYAEHMLEVMNAAEGFVNTVEGDYTPRPDSRPLTKFEQRGHRLGHGVWDLLFARQS
- a CDS encoding MerR family transcriptional regulator: MNIKQFSINANISPFTLRYYEKIGLLNKIIRDESGRRIYTASNLDEVKLISELKEFGMDLNQIAMFLSFNNKVRNSAEEKIRILVEQRASLVKQINAYKVSLSKLDARLISMKHDK
- a CDS encoding oxidative damage protection protein: MTRMVFCQRLKKEAPGMAFQLVPGELGKRIFDNISQEAWADWQKKQTMLINEKKLNMMNADHRALLQAEMEKYLFEDGEVQIEGYVPPSAK
- the yggU gene encoding DUF167 family protein YggU, whose product is MAGFRKEGEDVWLDVYIQPKASRDQIQGWHGEELKIAITAPPVDGQANAHLIKFLSKQFKVAKSQIVIHKGELGRHKTVRITEPQQLPAILDQSND
- a CDS encoding YggT family protein, producing the protein MNTLFFLLDTVFSIYLMVVLLRFWLQWARADFYNPLSQFSVKLTHPILTPLRRIIPGFRGIDFASLLLAYAVAALKFVAFMWLGFLKINVTGLLLLSFLVVLKQAGSLLFWVLMARAILSWISQGRSSIEYVLYQLTEPLLSPIRRFLPSLGGLDLSVLVLFLLLQGINYLMLDLVGPLWNSL
- a CDS encoding GNAT family N-acetyltransferase, with the translated sequence MESNIKIFQATINELNLVAPLFNAYRVFYGQQSDISHAYEFLKNRILNSDSIIILATDNEKSLGFVQLYPSYSSISMDKILILNDLFVAEDSRNRGIGRKLMDAAEFFFKKNAFAYLSLETSTKNLRASRLYESCGYTKETGVIHYKLKNPNHIC
- the mutY gene encoding A/G-specific adenine glycosylase, translating into MNQATFSQRLLDWYDISGRKTLPWQQNKTPYRVWVSEIMLQQTQVSTVIPYYERFMERFPDVVSLANAPQDEVLHLWTGLGYYARARNLHKASQVIRDQYAGAFPETFEEVAALPGIGRSTAGAILSLSLKQHHAILDGNVKRVLTRWLALEGWPGQKQIENELWNWAIKLTPSERVEHYNQAMMDLGASLCSRSKPQCPLCPMHDDCGAYQQGKPTAYPTPKPNKKQIPVKQTCLLIMQHQHTVWLQQRPAHGIWGGLFSFPEFNDVNEVELWLQQHGYTNLTIRPLTAFRHTFSHFHLDITPLLVSLPHPAHSIMEQSNELWYNLNQPPSVGLSAVTLKLLTYPELQQ
- the rdgB gene encoding RdgB/HAM1 family non-canonical purine NTP pyrophosphatase, producing MEKVVLATGNKKKVEELNALLADLDYTIVPQSEFNVESVPETGTTFVENAIIKARHAARITGLPAIADDSGIEVDALLGRPGVYSARYAGEDASDEDNLEKLLEEMNGVPAVLRTARYWCVLVYMRHADDPTPIICQANWEGSLATEPAGENGFGYDPIFNVPQMSCTAAELDPDTKNRLSHRGKALAQLVIALQE
- a CDS encoding alcohol dehydrogenase catalytic domain-containing protein, giving the protein MKSLVFNNIGKPQDVIKLTEQPVPQIMDDQVLIEVCMSTIQPADFMFIGGYYRIKPNFPQTAGLEGFGRIVSVGANIKNRHIGQLVSFRSVGVWAEYVVAKESRTYPVPNDISPTTAAQFALNPLTAWGLLDVSVVKAKSNILYTAASSVVAQQSAQMALTKGHAPYGLILTDDGYRLYDFGSSKDLSKASTVEQCLSQVGIKFDVIIDAVGGKDTPVLIDYANLFCSFISYGLLDKSEFTLETSKILFKNITWKGFGIDAWLDQLAQDDLSSITDNVWNILRNKPELTPVSKIYDLGDFTLAIDNAMLGLNGKTLLKIR
- a CDS encoding YciI family protein, encoding MFVVVLKYKVDISIIDKFLQEHVNFLEMQYDAGVFIISGRQEPRNGGVVLAHNIERHQLLELLKLDPFFINGLAEYEIIEFYPSKSSLELSHLVA
- the hemW gene encoding radical SAM family heme chaperone HemW, whose translation is MLQLPPLSLYIHIPWCVQKCPYCDFNSHALKQDIPEADYVAALLADLHADQAYVQNRPLQSIFIGGGTPSLFSADAISTLLQGVQARIPFADDIEITMEANPGTVEAGRFTGYQQAGVTRISIGVQSFQPEKLQRLGRIHDPAQAVAAGLQARQAGLRSFNIDLMHGLPEQSVSDALFDLQQAIDIAPPHLSWYQLTIEPNTAFGSRPPVLPEDETLWDIQEQGHQLLQRAGYRQYEISAYAKPGFECRHNLNYWQFGDYLGIGCGAHGKITLPDENRIIRTAKVKHPKGYLDPERAFLDQCWDVEASDRPFEYFMNRMRLFQPIPKAEFSARTNLTPETVEPLFQRAYEQGLLAQNDTEWLVTEFGHRYLNSLLTMLMEE